The genomic region TCCCCGAACCGATTCTCAACAAAACGGATAAGTTGACCTGTGAAGAATTCGAAATAATGAAACATCACGTTGTCTGTGGCATGGCCCTCCTACTCCTTTATAAATGGGATATACCGACAATGATACAAAAACTCTCAGTTGCAAAGGACATCATCCTTTTTCATCACCAATGGTATGACGGCAAAGGCTATCCATATTTTGAAAAAGGTCAAGATATCCCCTTGGCAGGAAGATTGATGGCAGTAATCGATGTCTATGATGCACTGACCAGCAAACGTCCGTATAAACCAGCCTATCCATCGGCTGATGCAATTGAGTTGATAGCAAATGAAAGCAACACACATTTTGATCCAATTATTGTTGATGCCCTCATCGGCATCCGCAAGGAAATACATGAAATTGCTGAAAAAGAATAACGCCAACAAATAATTTTCATCAGAATTCCTCTTCCTTGATATCAAGGCAAAAGTTTTTCTATTTAAACTTTTCAACTCACAGGACTTGCAAGTCTAAAATAATTCCCATATGGTAATATAATGTATGTATCGGGATATACATATTTATTTTATTCCATGATGTACAGGGGAAAACATGCACAAAAAGACAGTCTTGATCCAGACAATACGCTTTGTACTCATCGGCTGGGCTATTCTTGCAGTGGTCCTTTGCGGTACATACTTTTTTCTGAGCCACGAAAAGCTCTCTGTTTTCAGTCAGAAAGAACTAGCAGGACTTGAGATCATCAGCAATCGGCTTCTCGAAGAACAGAACAAGACAATAGAAGATCTCTTCCTTTTCACAGATATGCAGGAAACCAATCTTGTCCTTCATGAAGATCAGAAAGCAAAGGATTTAGTCTCCTACGTTGCAACACTGATCCTCCGTTCTCGTACTTGCTATGACCAGATCCGTATCATGGACTGTAAAGGAAAAGAGCGTATACGAGTCAACTATAATGGAGGAGTACCAAAGGTTATTACAAATACTGAATTGCAAGACAAATCAGCCAGATATTACTTCAATGAAACCAAAAACCTCAGGAAAGGCCAGACATACATATCACCATTCGACCTCAATGTCGAACAAGGTAAAATGGAAACTCCTTACAAACCGATGATCAGATATATAGTAGGGCTCTACGAAGAAGAAAAGAGCGAACCAGTCGGTTTTGTCATCATCAATTACCTCGCTGACCACATACTGGCATTGCTTGACGATTTTGCACAGCAAAAAAACAGCGACCTCTATTTACTTGATGACAAGGGATACTACTTATATGGTCCGGATCCAAACGTACTATGGGGATTTCAACTTCCAGATCATGCTTCCCATAACCTTGCAACAGAAAACCCTGAACTTTGGGCCAAAATGCAAGATTCACCCGAGGGTTCCTTCAGTAAAAATGGACATCTGCAGTTCTTTGTAGCTGTCGATCCAACCACGGCTGCAATAAAGCATATGACCACGCTCGGCAACAAAAAAAACAACCAATTGATTGCCACAGACAGACAAGATACCTTGTGGTTCCTCCTCACCGATGTAAACAAGCAACAATGGCTACAGTATATCGACCTGCTGAGAAAAATACTGCTGGTAATAGGACTATTGGGAGTGCCTATCATCGTAATTACAGGGTATAGTTTTGCAAAAAAAGATGATATGAACAAATCGTTACATCAACAACTTGTCGAGGATGCTACAAAGGACCCGCTCACAAAAGTCTATAACAGAAAAGCTGGTCTTGAACTGATGGAAAAAGCCATCAAAAACAAAGAATCAGAACAAAAGTCTCTATCTCTTTGCTTTTTTGATCTCAATAATCTTAAGGCTGTAAATGATCAGCTAGGACATGATCAGGGAGATCTTTTCATCACGACATTGGCAACATGCCTTGTAAGAATTTGTCCAAAGGAATCGCTGATCTGTAGGTTGGGTGGTGACGAGTTCCTAGCTCTTATAAAGGATTGCACGCCGGAAGAAGCAGAAGACAAGCTAGGGCAATTGAATGCTATCCTACAGGCAAAGGGCATGACATACGCGTGTCCTATTCCGTGGAGCGTCAGCTTCGGTTGTGTTGCAGTCATAGCCAACGGGACTATGAATCTGGATGAACTTATCAGCAAGGCCGACCTGTTGATGTATCAACGAAAGACAAAGATGAAAGAAGAATTGCAAGGGACAGATCCTCTGTATAGACAGTGATTCCATATTTATAGGCAAAGAAAATCGGTTTGGTACCAATATATTTTCCAAAATGCTTGATTTTTCTTCTTCAATGGATTTACAGAAGGCAAAACAGTATATTAAGATAGTTCCTGCAACAATGTGAATAGAGGATATCACACCAGAAACAGTAAGACTTTATAGGGAAAAGAGCATATATGGTGTAATTTTTTATGCTTGTTTTTTATCCTTTTGTCTTTTTACTTGTTATGTAGGGTATCACAGAGACGGTTTTCGTCTACATTGCAATAGGTTAGGAGACACAGCAAGTGCATTTCAAAAAAGTAATCATGATGGTAGCCGTCTGTTCTGGCTTATGCATGGCTTCCCTCGTTGCCATCTCTCCCAAAGGAACTGTCATCCAGTACGACACAAGTGACTACCTGGGACTTGATACTTTCCCTACCTATATCATTGCCCGTTATTCCCTATGGAAATTCCCTACTATCAAAGATATGCCGCTTGCTTCATATTTTGACATCGGTGGCGGATATATGGATTATGAAATCCTGCAGAACCCAGTAACGGGCCTGCAAGATGGCGATTCAAACGATGACTACGATGACTACGATGACTATATAGATACTTACTTCGGTACGGTATTCTCCATCTGGAACCTGCGCTTCGAACAGCCGGTTCCTGTCCCCGACAACTTCAAGCTAAAGTTCTTTGCTGAGTACGGAGGACGCTGGCAACAGGCAATGGACAATCTATTTACCCAAAGGAATACCGCTGATGCACCTTCCATTTCAGCTCTCTCTGAGGAAGCTACCCTGTATGGCGTTCCAGACTTACAGGGCAACCGATTTCTGCTGGCTACTGCTGTCAATGCAGGATTCTTTCTTGATCTTCCCAAGATAGCGGGCATTACATCCAACATTAGTGAAACGGCTTCCTTTGCACCCTCAGGTATGTCAAGCATAAATCCCTTTGCTTTTGTAGTCAGCGATGATGCATATAATGGAGCAGATGTCAATTACTTCAGGAATATCCTTACTCTTTCTAATTGCAAGGTATTGCTTTCCCATGATTATACTGACATATTTACGGGAACCCGTATGACAAAGTACCGTCTGTCTCTTTCCAATACACTGAGTTATAAGTACCTCAACGGTACTGTTGTCCCGGCCTTTGTCCAGGTAAATGATGATTTGCGAAACGGTCTCTATGAAGTCCTCACATTGAAGTTAGAAGGGCCGCACGCTTTGACCGATGATACTTACCCATATATTGCCCTGAATCTGTACAACAAGTTCATCTGGGGAGAACTGAACAATGTTAATCCTGAGTATGGAGTTCCATCTGATTCCATTCATGCTGCAGACAGCTATATCGGCTATGAACTACATTACCGCATCTTCGGCATATTCCATCTGCAGTTTTACCAAAGATATTATTTTGCAAAAAATTCAAAAATCGACATGTCCTGGCATAACAGCCTGTCATTCTATGTTTCCATCTGAGTGTACCTTGATTTCTTTGGCACAATGCCTTTCAATTGAAGGACAAAAAGAAAAAAAAGGTTGAAACAGACTGATGAAACATCTTACTACATTCTTCAAATTTCAAGAAAAGCATAGGCTTTGCATTCTTGCCGTGATATTCATTCTGACAGCCTTTTTTGCCTTCGAAGCTTCAAAGATAAAAGTCAATGCTGATTTCAGTGTCCTGTTCAACCAATATCCTTCAAAGACATATATGGGAGGAGAAGGCACTTTCGACAGCAAAGAAACCCAGCAGCTATTGGATAGTTTTCCTTCTTCTGCACGGATTGATACGACAGCAATAGCGGCACAGCCTATACCGGCGGACATGGATGAACATGCTGATGTAACCTATCCTGCAAAAATAACTTCCGAAGGGAATGCAAAAGGCAGTGGAAACCTGCTCCTGATGATTCATAGCAAATCATTCTTTACACCAGTGTTCCTCAATACATTGGATATCTGTCTGGAAAATCTAAAGGCGCAGCCGGATGTCCATGATTACACCTCCGTATTCAATTATTTTACAGTCATAAAAAAAGGTTCAAGGCTCTCTTTGGTACCACTGTCTTCCCACCAGGAAGGTACGCCATGGACTGATGCACAGGTCATGGAGCTCAGACAACGTCTCAGCACTGACCCAACCGTAACCGGTTATATGGTCAGCGCCGATTTACAGTCGGTCATATTTCATTTGGACACCGCAAAACTGAGCGAAGAAAGAATATATGATCTCCTTACCTACCTGCAGCCATTGGAACAATATGGAGCTACTTTTTCCATAACAGGATCAGCTCCCATTACCTACAGGATCATGTACTACCTCACCCATGATCTCACACTGCTGCTGGGGCTGTGCCTTATTGTCATCCTCATCACCTTTTACCTTTCTTTCAGGGCAAAACGCAGCATGCTATTACCATTTGTGCTTTCGATTATCGGCCTGATATGGACATTCGGTACCATGGCATTGCTTGGATATGAAATTACCTTGATCAACATAGTTACTCCCTGCATGGTACTTGTCCTTGGCAGTTCCTATGCTGTTCATCTGCTCAGTGAATACTATCGGATGCATGTCGAAGGTTTTCCTGCAAAAGCCATACCGTTCAAAGCCGGAGAGCGCATCCATACTACAATATTCCTAGCTGCAATCACCACTATCATCGGATTCCTCAGCCTGCTGGTCTCAAAGGTTTCAGGTCTCAGGGAATTCGGTCTGAGTGTCTCTATAGGCATTGCCTACTGTGCAATCCTATCCCTTACCTTTCTGCCGATAGCACTTTCGTTCCTTGATGCACCGAAGCAAAAGCAACAGGAAATCTTTGAGCATGGCATACTCACCCGCACCATTCATAAACTGGCTACCTTGGTTACGGAACATTGGAAGATTTTCTGTCTGGTCTTTGTTGCCGTATTCGTCGGTTTCTTCCTGACAAAGGACAAAGTCATGGTTGATACCAACTACATGGCTTATTTCCCTGAATCTGACCGAATCGGTACCGATACACGGTTCATTGCAAAGGAACTGGGCGGAGACATGCCTTTTGAGGTGGTCTTGACCGCTCCAAGTACATCTGCAGGCTTCTTCCTTGACCCTGTAAACCTCGGAAAAGTCTATGCATTTGAGCAAGAAGTAGAAAAAAGCCCTGATATCCTCCAAGATATCTCATTTGCATCTTATGTTGCATTCCTCAACAAGACCTATAGCGGAAAAGAAGATATCCCTTCACAAAAGGCATTGCTCAATCTCTTCAGCAGACTAGTTACATTGCTTCATGACAAAGGTGCCGGATTGATCGGCAAAGTCATCAGCAAGGATGGAAATACCTTGCACATTTATCTTCAAAGCTATGACAGCATCAAGAAAGATGTTGCAACGACTTCCAGCAGTGCAAGGATTGAAACCCTCCTGAGATCTTCCCTCCCCTTATTGCCAAAAGGAGTTTCAGTCCAGTTCAAAGGTACGAATGCACAAGCCTTGAGTTTCAGCAGGCAACTGATGAAAGACCAGCAGGCATCACAGATGGTCTCCTATCTGCTTGTTTTCATTCTTGCTGCCTTCGCATTCTGCTCGGCCATACGAGGACTCCTGACGCTGATTCCGGTAGCTACGGCCGTTGCAGCAAACTATATTTTCATGTACCTGCTCGGAATTCCTTTTGATATGGTCACTGTAAGTTTCGCAAGCGTCGCCATAGGCGCAGGCGTCGACGATGCAATACATTTCCTGCTTCATTATACCCAGCACAGGAAAGAGCATCCCCAATCTCCGGTAAAACAGACCGTCCGCCTCACCATGGAAGAGACTGGCCGTGCCATTGTCATTACGACACTGTCAATTGTCTTGGGCATGCTGATGCTATCCTTCGGCAGTTACACGCCTATACGTTTCTTTGGCATACTGATGAGCATCGCACTGATGGATTCCATGCTCGCAACCATATTGATACTTCCTGCAGCCATCGTAGCCTTGGATGCATTCAAAAACAGGCAGAGACGAAGAAAACTTACATCAACGGAGCAATGAAGCGCAGGACTCCACGGACAAATCTCCTGGATAGAGAAACGTTTCTGACAGTTTCCTGAGTAATGAGGGTAGACTGCATCAGCATATCCTGCATATCCTTTTTGA from Spirochaetia bacterium harbors:
- a CDS encoding efflux RND transporter permease subunit, whose amino-acid sequence is MKHLTTFFKFQEKHRLCILAVIFILTAFFAFEASKIKVNADFSVLFNQYPSKTYMGGEGTFDSKETQQLLDSFPSSARIDTTAIAAQPIPADMDEHADVTYPAKITSEGNAKGSGNLLLMIHSKSFFTPVFLNTLDICLENLKAQPDVHDYTSVFNYFTVIKKGSRLSLVPLSSHQEGTPWTDAQVMELRQRLSTDPTVTGYMVSADLQSVIFHLDTAKLSEERIYDLLTYLQPLEQYGATFSITGSAPITYRIMYYLTHDLTLLLGLCLIVILITFYLSFRAKRSMLLPFVLSIIGLIWTFGTMALLGYEITLINIVTPCMVLVLGSSYAVHLLSEYYRMHVEGFPAKAIPFKAGERIHTTIFLAAITTIIGFLSLLVSKVSGLREFGLSVSIGIAYCAILSLTFLPIALSFLDAPKQKQQEIFEHGILTRTIHKLATLVTEHWKIFCLVFVAVFVGFFLTKDKVMVDTNYMAYFPESDRIGTDTRFIAKELGGDMPFEVVLTAPSTSAGFFLDPVNLGKVYAFEQEVEKSPDILQDISFASYVAFLNKTYSGKEDIPSQKALLNLFSRLVTLLHDKGAGLIGKVISKDGNTLHIYLQSYDSIKKDVATTSSSARIETLLRSSLPLLPKGVSVQFKGTNAQALSFSRQLMKDQQASQMVSYLLVFILAAFAFCSAIRGLLTLIPVATAVAANYIFMYLLGIPFDMVTVSFASVAIGAGVDDAIHFLLHYTQHRKEHPQSPVKQTVRLTMEETGRAIVITTLSIVLGMLMLSFGSYTPIRFFGILMSIALMDSMLATILILPAAIVALDAFKNRQRRRKLTSTEQ
- a CDS encoding sensor domain-containing diguanylate cyclase; amino-acid sequence: MHKKTVLIQTIRFVLIGWAILAVVLCGTYFFLSHEKLSVFSQKELAGLEIISNRLLEEQNKTIEDLFLFTDMQETNLVLHEDQKAKDLVSYVATLILRSRTCYDQIRIMDCKGKERIRVNYNGGVPKVITNTELQDKSARYYFNETKNLRKGQTYISPFDLNVEQGKMETPYKPMIRYIVGLYEEEKSEPVGFVIINYLADHILALLDDFAQQKNSDLYLLDDKGYYLYGPDPNVLWGFQLPDHASHNLATENPELWAKMQDSPEGSFSKNGHLQFFVAVDPTTAAIKHMTTLGNKKNNQLIATDRQDTLWFLLTDVNKQQWLQYIDLLRKILLVIGLLGVPIIVITGYSFAKKDDMNKSLHQQLVEDATKDPLTKVYNRKAGLELMEKAIKNKESEQKSLSLCFFDLNNLKAVNDQLGHDQGDLFITTLATCLVRICPKESLICRLGGDEFLALIKDCTPEEAEDKLGQLNAILQAKGMTYACPIPWSVSFGCVAVIANGTMNLDELISKADLLMYQRKTKMKEELQGTDPLYRQ